From a single Endozoicomonas euniceicola genomic region:
- a CDS encoding ankyrin repeat domain-containing protein — protein MHNYLTSLSADFLRLFIIFLFASSALFAATDGVICKPISDLTAGFSGKAFLADSFLADRGQVCFKPVDDSRAVFSPFSDSLLFYFLSTVFSTAGSAGVVFSGRPGNVLSHNNPLQAESPSRTSFLKTLLKNRLLPDGAFSREANDRKRNRLEGELDQAIASWQRLVKRPSYPAAVVSVSDASMRVVITRDNILRSVSLVALYEKLLNMQAQSYLALLDTEALKDIAGIVTGSLVASGSGGDGDDDDNDSTHYTFDAEPEPLIIAYGDKEYPEQDSAKELNRKNLENKRQLLKILRKKMQQAIVRGHGDLARILDNRIMLIAADLEYLTDLDTSATGITENDQGSPGILSFLKASLATDDRELWQRDDDALKQSLSQHQVNTDYQSILIVPGELTHEEALFYDRWRLTDAGLVYQALRRRLEQQLQLETDDISVSTKQTEFLVSGLETLVRQFRGMLSADLSSQYDERQVPHQEGGGQNQKKSKASSSEAAGSQEGSNSNARKNKASRDNKSESGWKKGDEGEEPPDNDKHTYSKTIDCPSCHGPCEEEKPEAGISVAGGRSTAAEGNEKLQGDKCSICKDDLGAISVVKTNCNHQYHLECIAGWLREQAPATALASPSCAYCRQQALPLVRVDGGMLYEDSEFCEDLPLQACRAGDLKTLQRSLELDSRIANKQFRSAVSGFGISLLYAAVLNGHTECLQPLIDAGAVVGAALWEDGHTLLHIAAHKGYTECLKVLIKAGADVKATLTTDGATPLHFAAQDGHTGCVELLIKAGAIVDAAWTVDGVTPLHLAAQGGHIGCMELLIKAGADVGADQTVDGVTPLHLAAQGGHIGCMELLIKAGADVKATLTTNGATPLHIAAQVGHTECMKLLIKAGADVKAALTTNGDTPLHLAAQGGHIECMKLLIKAGADVGADQAVDGATPLHFAAQVGHTECMELLIKAGAAVDAALTTFGGTPLHFAAQGGHTGCVELLINAGAAVDAARTTFGDTPLHLAAENGHAGCVELLIKAGAAVDAARTTFGDTPLHLAAENGHAGCVELLIKAGAGVDAALTTDGSTPLHLAAENGHAGCVELLINAGAAVDAARTTDGITPLHIAAQGGHTGCVELLIKARAAVDATRTADGATPLHLATLKGRTGCVELLIKARAAVDAALTTFGGTPLHFAAQGGHTGCVELLIKAGAVVDAVLTKDGSTSLHLATQGGHTGCVELLIKAGAIVDAARTVDGVTPLHLAAQGGHIGCMELLIKAGADVGAAQTVDGATPLHLAALKGRTGCVKLLINAKADVKAALTTNGATPLRIANRNGHTGCAKLLTAAEEPDRE, from the coding sequence ATGCATAATTACTTGACATCTCTGAGTGCTGACTTTTTACGACTTTTTATTATCTTCCTGTTTGCCAGTTCAGCGCTTTTTGCTGCCACCGACGGTGTTATCTGTAAACCAATCAGTGATTTAACGGCAGGTTTTTCAGGAAAGGCGTTTTTAGCTGATTCGTTTTTAGCCGACAGAGGTCAGGTATGTTTTAAGCCTGTTGACGATAGCAGAGCAGTTTTTTCTCCTTTCTCTGACAGTTTGCTTTTCTATTTCCTGTCAACCGTTTTTTCAACTGCCGGAAGCGCCGGTGTTGTTTTTTCGGGCAGACCCGGGAACGTATTAAGCCACAACAACCCGTTACAGGCGGAATCACCGTCCCGGACATCCTTTTTAAAAACACTGTTAAAAAACAGATTGCTTCCTGACGGTGCTTTTTCCAGAGAGGCAAACGACAGAAAAAGAAACAGGCTTGAGGGAGAGCTGGATCAGGCGATTGCTAGCTGGCAGCGACTTGTTAAAAGACCGTCTTATCCTGCCGCTGTTGTTTCTGTGAGCGATGCCTCTATGCGGGTAGTTATTACCCGGGACAACATTCTCCGGAGTGTCAGCCTGGTTGCTTTGTACGAAAAACTGCTCAACATGCAGGCGCAAAGCTATCTCGCACTTTTGGATACCGAAGCTCTGAAGGACATTGCAGGTATCGTCACTGGTAGTCTGGTGGCTTCCGGGAGTGGCGGTGATGGTGACGATGACGATAATGACAGCACTCATTACACCTTCGATGCCGAGCCTGAGCCACTGATCATTGCCTATGGCGACAAGGAGTACCCGGAGCAGGATTCAGCAAAAGAACTGAACAGGAAGAATCTGGAAAATAAACGACAACTGTTAAAAATCCTCCGAAAAAAAATGCAACAGGCCATAGTCCGGGGTCATGGTGACCTGGCCCGGATTCTTGATAACAGGATCATGCTGATTGCCGCTGACCTTGAATACCTGACTGATTTGGATACATCCGCAACCGGAATAACGGAAAACGATCAGGGTTCCCCGGGGATTTTGTCATTCCTGAAGGCATCGCTGGCTACTGATGACCGGGAGCTGTGGCAGCGTGATGATGACGCCCTGAAACAGTCGCTGTCTCAACACCAGGTAAACACTGACTATCAGAGCATTCTCATTGTTCCCGGTGAGCTGACACATGAAGAAGCCCTGTTCTACGACCGGTGGCGACTTACGGACGCGGGTTTGGTTTACCAGGCATTGAGAAGACGGCTGGAACAGCAGTTACAGCTGGAAACAGACGACATTAGCGTGTCAACAAAACAAACTGAGTTTCTGGTTTCTGGTCTTGAAACGCTGGTGCGTCAGTTCCGGGGGATGTTGTCAGCTGATCTTTCAAGCCAGTACGATGAGAGGCAGGTACCCCACCAGGAAGGCGGAGGCCAGAATCAGAAAAAAAGCAAAGCCAGTTCATCTGAGGCAGCAGGCAGTCAAGAAGGCTCAAATTCAAACGCCCGCAAAAACAAAGCGTCTCGGGATAATAAGAGTGAGAGTGGCTGGAAAAAAGGCGATGAGGGGGAAGAGCCACCCGACAACGATAAACATACATACAGCAAGACCATCGACTGCCCGTCTTGTCACGGACCTTGCGAAGAGGAGAAGCCAGAAGCTGGTATTTCAGTAGCGGGGGGGCGCTCAACCGCTGCAGAAGGAAATGAGAAGTTACAGGGTGACAAGTGCTCCATCTGCAAGGATGACTTAGGCGCTATTTCGGTCGTCAAGACGAACTGTAATCATCAATATCATCTGGAGTGCATTGCCGGATGGCTTAGGGAACAGGCTCCGGCTACGGCTCTTGCATCACCTTCGTGTGCTTATTGTCGGCAACAAGCCTTGCCGCTGGTGCGAGTGGACGGTGGCATGCTTTATGAAGACTCTGAATTCTGTGAAGACCTGCCTCTGCAAGCTTGTCGTGCCGGGGATTTGAAAACGCTGCAGCGTTCGCTTGAACTAGACAGCAGGATTGCCAATAAACAGTTTCGTTCAGCTGTTTCGGGTTTCGGCATCAGTTTGTTGTACGCTGCTGTCCTGAATGGTCATACGGAGTGCTTGCAACCCCTGATTGATGCCGGGGCAGTTGTTGGTGCTGCCCTGTGGGAAGATGGTCACACTCTTCTGCACATCGCTGCCCACAAAGGTTATACCGAGTGCCTGAAAGTTCTGATCAAGGCCGGGGCGGATGTTAAGGCTACCCTGACGACGGATGGTGCCACTCCTCTGCACTTCGCTGCCCAAGACGGTCATACCGGGTGCGTGGAGCTTCTGATCAAGGCCGGGGCGATTGTTGATGCTGCCTGGACGGTGGATGGTGTCACTCCTCTGCACCTCGCTGCCCAGGGCGGTCATATCGGGTGCATGGAACTTTTGATCAAGGCCGGGGCGGATGTTGGTGCTGACCAGACGGTGGATGGTGTCACTCCTCTGCACCTCGCTGCCCAGGGCGGTCATATCGGGTGCATGGAACTTTTGATCAAGGCCGGGGCGGATGTTAAGGCTACCCTGACGACGAATGGTGCCACTCCTCTGCATATCGCTGCCCAAGTCGGTCATACCGAGTGCATGAAACTTCTGATCAAGGCCGGGGCGGATGTTAAGGCTGCCCTGACGACGAATGGTGACACTCCTCTGCACCTCGCTGCCCAAGGCGGACATATCGAGTGCATGAAACTTCTGATCAAGGCCGGGGCGGATGTTGGTGCTGACCAGGCGGTGGATGGTGCCACTCCTCTGCACTTTGCTGCCCAAGTCGGTCATACCGAGTGCATGGAACTTCTGATCAAGGCCGGGGCGGCTGTTGATGCTGCCCTGACGACGTTTGGTGGCACTCCTCTGCACTTCGCTGCCCAAGGCGGTCATACCGGGTGCGTGGAACTTCTTATCAATGCCGGGGCGGCTGTTGATGCTGCCCGGACGACGTTTGGTGACACTCCTCTGCACCTCGCTGCCGAGAACGGTCATGCCGGGTGCGTGGAACTTCTGATCAAGGCCGGGGCGGCTGTTGATGCTGCCCGGACGACGTTTGGTGACACTCCTCTGCACCTCGCTGCCGAGAACGGTCATGCCGGGTGCGTGGAACTTCTGATCAAGGCCGGGGCGGGTGTTGATGCTGCACTGACGACAGATGGTAGCACTCCTCTGCACCTCGCTGCCGAGAACGGTCATGCCGGGTGCGTGGAACTTCTTATCAATGCCGGGGCGGCTGTTGATGCTGCCCGGACGACGGATGGTATCACTCCTCTGCACATCGCGGCCCAAGGCGGTCATACCGGGTGCGTGGAGCTTCTGATCAAGGCCAGGGCGGCTGTTGATGCTACCCGGACGGCGGATGGTGCCACTCCTTTGCACCTCGCTACCCTGAAAGGTCGTACCGGGTGCGTGGAGCTTCTGATCAAGGCCAGGGCGGCTGTTGATGCTGCCCTGACGACGTTTGGTGGCACTCCTCTGCACTTCGCTGCCCAAGGCGGTCATACCGGGTGCGTGGAACTTCTGATCAAGGCTGGGGCGGTTGTTGATGCTGTCCTGACGAAGGATGGTAGCACTTCTCTGCACCTCGCTACCCAAGGCGGTCATACCGGGTGCGTGGAACTTCTGATCAAGGCCGGGGCGATTGTTGATGCTGCCCGGACGGTGGATGGTGTCACTCCTCTGCACCTCGCTGCCCAGGGCGGTCATATCGGGTGCATGGAACTTTTGATCAAGGCCGGGGCGGATGTTGGTGCTGCCCAGACGGTGGATGGTGCCACTCCTCTGCACCTCGCTGCCCTGAAAGGTCGTACCGGGTGCGTGAAGCTTCTGATTAATGCCAAGGCGGATGTTAAGGCTGCCCTGACGACGAATGGTGCCACTCCGCTGCGCATTGCTAACCGGAACGGCCACACCGGGTGCGCGAAACTTCTGACCGCTGCCGAGGAGCCTGACCGAGAATAA
- a CDS encoding transposase, translating into METSEAKAVYERRKVIAEPPFGQIKNSGFRSFSLRGKEKVEAEFSLVCTVHNFKKIVKKASTGSIRLEDLKKVRKAA; encoded by the coding sequence ATGGAAACAAGCGAAGCGAAGGCAGTATACGAACGTCGCAAAGTAATAGCGGAACCGCCGTTTGGTCAGATAAAAAACTCTGGATTCAGGAGTTTCAGTCTGCGCGGGAAAGAGAAAGTGGAAGCAGAGTTTTCACTGGTATGCACAGTGCATAATTTCAAAAAAATTGTGAAGAAAGCTTCAACGGGTTCAATCCGTCTTGAGGATTTAAAAAAGGTTAGAAAAGCGGCATAA
- a CDS encoding ankyrin repeat domain-containing protein, translated as MHNYLTSLSADFLRLFIIFLFASSALFAATDGVICKPVSDLTAGFSGKAFLADSFLADSGQVCFKPVDDSRAVFSPFSDSLLFYFLSTVFSTAGSAGVVFSGRPGNALSHKNPLQAESPSRTSFLKTLLKNRLIPEGAFFREANDRKRNRLEGELYQAIANWQRLVKRPSYPAAVVSISDASMRIVITRDNILQSASLVALYEKLLNIQTQSYLALLDTEALKDIAGIVTGSLVASGSGGDGGDDDNDSTHYTFDAEPEPLIIVYGDKKYPEQDSAEELIRKNLKNKRQLLKILRKKMQQAIARGHGDLARILDNRIMLITADLEYLTDLDTSATGITENDQGSPGILSFLRASLATDDRELWQRDDDAEKQALSQHHVNTDYQSILIVPGELTHEEALFYDWWRLTDGGLVYQALRRRLEQQLQLETDDINVSTKQTEFLVSGLEALARQFRALFSADLSSQYDERQVPHQEGGGQNQEKHKATAEGRQEGSNLNTRTNKAPLDNKKESGWKKGDEGEEPPDNDKHTYSKTIDCSPCHGPCKKEKPEAGTSVAGECSTAAEGNEKLQGDKCSICMNDLGDISVVKTNCNHQYHLECIAGWLREQAAATALASRSCAYCRQEALPLVRVDGGMLYEDSEFCEDLPLQACRAGDLKTLQRSLELDSRIASKQFRSAVSGFGISLLHAAVLNGHTECLQPLIDAGAVVGAALRADGHTLLHLAAQGYTECLKVLIKAGADVKATLTTNGATPLHIAAQVGHTECMELLIKAGAAVDAARTTFGGTPLHIAAQGGHTGCVELLIKAGAGVDAALTINGSTPLYLAAENGHTGCVELLINAGAAVDAARTTDGDTPLHIAAENGHAGCVELLIKAGAGVDAALTTDGSTPLHLAAENGHAGCVELLINAGAAVDAARTTDGITPLHIAAQGGHTGCVELLIKARAAVDATRTADGGTSLHLAALKGCTRCVELLIKSGAIVDAAMTTNGVTPLHLAAENGHTGCMELLIKAGAVVDAVLTKDGTTSLHLAAQGGHTGCVELLIKAGAIVDAARTVDGVTPLHLAAQGGHIGCMELLIKAGADVGAAQTVDGATPLHLAALKGRTGCVKLLINAKADVKAALTTNGATPLRIANRNGHTGCAKLLTAAEEPDRE; from the coding sequence GTGCATAATTACTTGACATCTCTGAGTGCTGACTTTTTACGACTTTTTATTATCTTCCTGTTTGCCAGTTCAGCGCTTTTTGCTGCCACCGACGGTGTTATCTGTAAACCAGTCAGTGATTTAACGGCAGGTTTTTCAGGAAAGGCGTTTTTAGCTGATTCGTTTTTAGCCGACAGTGGTCAGGTATGTTTTAAACCTGTTGACGATAGCAGAGCAGTTTTTTCTCCTTTCTCTGACAGTTTGCTTTTCTATTTCCTGTCAACCGTTTTTTCAACTGCCGGAAGCGCCGGTGTTGTTTTTTCGGGCAGACCCGGAAACGCATTAAGCCACAAAAACCCGTTACAGGCGGAATCACCGTCCCGGACATCCTTTTTAAAAACACTGTTAAAAAACAGACTGATTCCTGAAGGTGCTTTTTTCAGAGAGGCAAACGACAGAAAAAGAAACAGGCTTGAGGGAGAGCTGTATCAGGCGATTGCTAACTGGCAGCGACTTGTTAAAAGACCGTCTTATCCTGCCGCTGTTGTTTCTATCAGTGATGCCTCTATGCGGATAGTTATTACCCGGGACAACATTCTCCAGAGTGCCAGCCTGGTTGCTTTGTACGAAAAACTGCTCAACATCCAGACGCAAAGCTACCTCGCACTTTTGGATACCGAAGCTCTGAAGGACATTGCAGGTATCGTCACTGGTAGCCTGGTGGCTTCCGGGAGTGGCGGTGATGGTGGCGATGACGATAATGACAGCACTCATTACACCTTCGATGCCGAGCCTGAGCCACTGATCATTGTCTACGGCGACAAGAAGTACCCGGAGCAGGATTCAGCGGAAGAACTGATCAGGAAGAATCTGAAAAATAAACGACAACTGTTAAAAATCCTCCGAAAAAAAATGCAACAGGCCATAGCCCGGGGTCATGGTGACCTGGCCCGGATTCTTGATAACAGGATCATGCTGATTACCGCTGACCTTGAATACCTGACTGATTTGGATACATCCGCAACCGGAATAACGGAAAACGATCAGGGTTCCCCGGGGATTTTGTCATTCCTGAGGGCATCGCTGGCTACTGATGACCGGGAGCTGTGGCAGCGTGATGATGACGCCGAGAAACAGGCGCTGTCTCAACACCACGTAAACACTGACTATCAGAGCATTCTCATTGTTCCCGGTGAGCTGACACATGAAGAAGCCCTGTTCTACGACTGGTGGCGACTTACGGACGGGGGTTTGGTTTACCAGGCATTGAGAAGACGGCTGGAACAACAGTTGCAGCTGGAAACAGACGACATTAACGTGTCAACAAAACAAACTGAGTTTCTGGTTTCTGGTCTTGAAGCACTGGCGCGTCAGTTCCGGGCGCTGTTTTCGGCTGATCTTTCAAGCCAGTACGATGAGAGGCAGGTACCCCATCAGGAAGGCGGAGGTCAGAATCAGGAAAAACACAAAGCCACTGCAGAAGGCAGGCAAGAAGGCTCAAATTTAAACACCCGCACAAACAAAGCGCCTCTGGACAATAAGAAGGAGAGTGGCTGGAAGAAAGGCGATGAGGGGGAAGAGCCACCCGACAACGATAAACATACATACAGCAAGACCATCGACTGTTCACCTTGCCACGGACCTTGCAAAAAGGAAAAGCCAGAAGCTGGTACTTCAGTAGCGGGGGAGTGCTCAACCGCTGCAGAAGGAAATGAGAAGTTACAGGGCGACAAGTGCTCCATCTGCATGAATGACTTAGGAGATATTTCGGTCGTCAAGACGAACTGTAATCACCAATATCATCTGGAGTGCATTGCCGGATGGCTTAGGGAGCAGGCTGCGGCTACGGCTCTTGCATCACGTTCGTGTGCTTATTGTCGACAAGAAGCCTTGCCGCTAGTGCGAGTGGACGGTGGCATGCTTTATGAAGATTCTGAATTCTGTGAAGACCTGCCTCTGCAAGCTTGTCGTGCCGGGGATTTGAAAACGTTGCAGCGTTCGCTTGAACTAGACAGCAGGATTGCCAGTAAACAGTTTCGTTCAGCTGTTTCGGGTTTCGGCATCAGTTTGTTGCACGCTGCTGTCCTGAATGGTCATACGGAGTGCTTGCAACCCCTGATTGATGCCGGGGCAGTTGTTGGTGCTGCCCTGAGGGCAGATGGTCACACTCTTCTGCACCTCGCTGCCCAAGGTTATACCGAGTGCCTGAAAGTTCTGATCAAGGCCGGGGCGGATGTTAAGGCTACCCTGACGACGAATGGTGCCACTCCTCTGCACATCGCTGCCCAAGTCGGTCATACCGAGTGCATGGAACTTCTGATCAAGGCCGGGGCGGCTGTTGATGCTGCCCGGACGACGTTTGGTGGCACTCCTCTGCACATCGCGGCCCAAGGCGGTCATACCGGGTGCGTGGAACTTCTGATCAAGGCCGGGGCGGGTGTTGATGCTGCACTGACGATAAATGGTAGCACTCCTCTGTACTTAGCTGCCGAGAACGGTCATACCGGGTGCGTGGAACTTCTTATCAATGCCGGGGCGGCTGTTGATGCTGCCCGGACGACGGATGGTGACACTCCTCTGCACATCGCTGCCGAGAACGGTCATGCCGGGTGCGTGGAACTTCTGATCAAGGCCGGGGCGGGTGTTGATGCTGCACTGACGACAGATGGTAGTACTCCTCTGCACTTAGCTGCCGAGAACGGTCATGCCGGGTGCGTGGAACTTCTTATCAATGCCGGGGCGGCTGTTGATGCTGCCCGGACGACGGATGGTATCACTCCTCTGCACATCGCGGCCCAAGGCGGTCATACCGGGTGCGTGGAGCTTCTGATCAAGGCCAGGGCGGCTGTTGATGCTACCCGGACGGCGGATGGTGGCACTTCTCTGCACCTCGCTGCCCTGAAAGGTTGTACCAGGTGCGTGGAGCTTCTGATCAAGTCTGGGGCGATTGTTGATGCTGCAATGACGACGAATGGTGTCACTCCTCTGCACTTAGCTGCCGAAAACGGTCATACCGGGTGCATGGAACTTCTGATCAAGGCTGGGGCGGTTGTTGATGCTGTCCTGACGAAGGATGGTACCACTTCTCTGCACCTCGCTGCCCAAGGCGGTCATACCGGGTGCGTGGAACTTCTGATCAAGGCCGGGGCGATTGTTGATGCTGCCCGGACGGTGGATGGTGTTACTCCTCTGCACCTCGCTGCCCAGGGCGGTCATATCGGGTGCATGGAACTTTTGATCAAGGCCGGGGCGGATGTTGGTGCTGCCCAGACGGTGGATGGTGCCACTCCTCTGCACCTCGCTGCCCTGAAAGGTCGTACCGGGTGCGTGAAGCTTCTGATTAATGCCAAGGCGGATGTTAAGGCTGCCCTGACGACGAATGGTGCCACTCCGCTGCGCATTGCTAACCGGAACGGCCACACCGGGTGCGCGAAACTTCTGACCGCTGCCGAGGAGCCTGACCGAGAATAA